Proteins encoded by one window of Eremothecium cymbalariae DBVPG#7215 chromosome 1, complete sequence:
- a CDS encoding NAD(P)-dependent alcohol dehydrogenase (similar to Saccharomyces cerevisiae YMR318C ADH6 / YCR105W ADH7) codes for MSTSSNSSISRLRQIEEQLTERNMGELKEITGIAVVEGTEWTSPKKVSFKPKTVYARDIVLKVEACGVCGSDIHCAAGHWGPRNNPLVVGHEIIGRVIEVGSGCKEGLKVGDRVGVGAQALSCLECSRCESENEQYCSNMTGTYNFPYPDGYISQGGYASHVIVHEHFAIPIPDNIPSHLAAPLMCGGITAFSPLLRSNVGPGTSVGVVGIGGIGHMAVIFAKALGANVTAISRRSNKKDDALKLGADVYIAAVEDKDWHKTYANTLDLIVVCSSSLTELDFDRIPSLLKVGGKVLSIAIPEASERLVLRPLLLKGISIGTSVIGSPAEIKKLLDFVSKKNLKIWVEEVPISEAGVAEVFRRMNSGDVRYRFSLVDFDKEFGA; via the coding sequence ATGTCGACAAGTAGCAACTCCAGCATTAGCAGGCTTAGACAGATAGAAGAGCAATTAACAGAAAGAAATATGGGTGAACTAAAAGAAATTACAGGGATTGCAGTTGTTGAAGGCACTGAGTGGACATCCCCAAAGAAGGTTAGCTTCAAGCCTAAGACGGTGTATGCGCGTGACATTGTTTTGAAGGTGGAGGCATGCGGTGTGTGTGGAAGTGATATTCACTGCGCGGCAGGTCACTGGGGGCCCAGGAACAATCCCTTGGTTGTTGGTCACGAAATTATTGGGCGTGTAATTGAAGTAGGTAGCGGCTGTAAAGAAGGTTTGAAGGTGGGAGACAGAGTTGGTGTTGGTGCGCAGGCGTTGTCTTGCTTGGAATGCAGTCGTTGTGAGTCTGAGAACGAGCAGTATTGTTCAAATATGACTGGTACTTACAATTTTCCTTACCCCGATGGGTACATTTCTCAGGGAGGTTATGCTTCACACGTTATTGTGCATGAGCATTTCGCGATTCCAATTCCAGACAACATCCCTAGTCACTTGGCCGCGCCTTTGATGTGTGGTGGTATTACTGCCTTCTCTCCTCTCTTGAGAAGCAACGTCGGCCCTGGTACGTCTGTTGGTGTCGTTGGTATTGGAGGTATTGGTCACATGGCTGTGATCTTTGCTAAAGCTTTAGGTGCGAATGTGACTGCCATTTCACGTCGTTCTAATAAGAAAGACGATGCTTTGAAGCTTGGTGCTGACGTTTACATTGCTGCCGTGGAGGATAAGGACTGGCATAAAACCTACGCGAACACTTTGGACTTGATCGTTGTATGCAGCAGCTCTTTGACTGAACTTGACTTCGACCGGATCCCTTCTTTGTTAAAGGTTGGTGGTAAGGTCTTGTCGATCGCTATTCCTGAAGCATCTGAACGGTTGGTTTTGAGACCATTGCTGCTAAAAGGGATTAGTATTGGTACCAGTGTCATCGGATCTCCTGCcgaaattaaaaaattattagactttgtttcaaagaagaacttgaagatTTGGGTGGAGGAAGTGCCAATCAGTGAGGCCGGTGTGGCTGAAGTATTCAGAAGAATGAACTCCGGGGATGTCAGGTACAGATTCAGCTTGGTCGACTTCGACAAAGAATTTGGAGCCTAA